One Arcobacter arenosus DNA window includes the following coding sequences:
- a CDS encoding DUF2721 domain-containing protein: MEIEISTPALLFPAISLLLLAYTNRFLTTGQLIRSLSKQLKDNKSSNLSGQIKNLKKRVELTKWMQFFGALSMLLCTLSMACLFLEYYDLGKKIFGLSLIAMTGSLCISIWEVYISSNALNLELKDLNDKYKS; this comes from the coding sequence ATGGAAATTGAGATATCAACACCTGCCCTACTTTTCCCTGCTATTTCATTACTATTATTAGCATATACAAATAGATTTTTAACAACAGGACAATTAATTAGATCACTAAGTAAGCAATTAAAAGATAATAAAAGCTCAAACCTTAGTGGACAAATCAAAAATCTGAAAAAAAGAGTTGAACTTACTAAATGGATGCAGTTTTTCGGAGCTTTATCAATGCTTTTATGTACCTTATCTATGGCATGTTTGTTTTTAGAATATTATGATTTAGGTAAAAAAATATTCGGATTAAGTCTTATTGCTATGACTGGATCATTATGTATTTCTATATGGGAAGTTTATATCTCATCAAATGCTTTAAATTTAGAATTAAAAGATTTAAATGACAAATACAAAAGCTAA
- a CDS encoding single-stranded DNA-binding protein, whose amino-acid sequence MYNKIVMVGNLTRDIELRYMPNGSALAKSAIATSHRYKSQTGEQKEEVCFLDFNIFGRSAEVANQYLRKGSKVLLEGRLVFEQWTAQDGTNRSKHALRVDSMKMLDSKADSQNMGAPQAQGAQNSYNSQGGGYNPQSNQYNQQQAPQNNMGQNNYGGMNNQASQAAEHRIPEIDIDDDEIPF is encoded by the coding sequence ATGTATAATAAAATAGTAATGGTAGGAAACTTAACAAGAGATATTGAACTAAGATATATGCCAAATGGTTCAGCATTAGCTAAATCTGCTATTGCAACTAGCCATAGATATAAATCACAAACTGGTGAACAAAAAGAAGAGGTTTGTTTTTTAGATTTCAATATTTTTGGTAGAAGTGCTGAAGTTGCTAATCAATACTTAAGAAAAGGTTCAAAAGTTTTATTAGAAGGTAGACTGGTTTTTGAACAATGGACTGCGCAAGATGGAACTAACAGAAGTAAACATGCTTTAAGAGTAGATAGTATGAAAATGTTAGATTCTAAAGCAGATTCACAAAATATGGGGGCGCCACAAGCTCAAGGAGCGCAAAACTCTTATAATAGCCAAGGTGGTGGTTATAATCCTCAATCAAATCAATACAACCAGCAACAAGCACCTCAAAACAACATGGGTCAAAATAATTATGGTGGTATGAATAATCAAGCTAGTCAAGCAGCTGAACATAGAATACCTGAAATCGATATTGATGATGATGAAATACCTTTCTAG
- a CDS encoding DsrE family protein produces MQKEAKILWTTDNKETAEHMVLLYAHNAKLKGWMEEVSVLVWGASQQLIAKDKEIQEKVKAMIEDGVNVVACLKCAENMEIEDGLNACNIDVFYTGELLSQWIKSGDTIITV; encoded by the coding sequence ATGCAAAAAGAGGCAAAAATTTTATGGACTACGGACAACAAAGAAACTGCCGAACATATGGTTTTACTTTATGCACATAATGCGAAACTAAAAGGGTGGATGGAAGAAGTTTCTGTTTTAGTTTGGGGTGCATCCCAACAATTAATTGCAAAAGATAAAGAGATACAAGAAAAAGTAAAAGCTATGATAGAAGATGGTGTAAATGTTGTTGCATGTTTAAAATGTGCTGAAAATATGGAGATAGAAGATGGTTTAAACGCTTGTAATATTGATGTATTTTATACAGGGGAGTTATTAAGCCAGTGGATAAAATCTGGAGATACTATAATCACTGTTTAA
- a CDS encoding class I SAM-dependent methyltransferase — MLNDISPQALETLKNRIEEKNVEFFEYDVSKTFQKKCDVWFDRAVLHFLLSEEEKNIYFENLKNSLSKGGYVLFSEFAKQDVKYCANLPLEHYNVEKFSSLLGDGFKLIDNEVFEYTMPWEDTRLYLYVLFKRIS, encoded by the coding sequence ATTTTAAATGATATTAGTCCACAAGCATTAGAAACTTTAAAAAATAGAATAGAAGAAAAAAATGTAGAGTTTTTTGAATATGATGTTTCAAAAACTTTTCAAAAAAAATGTGATGTTTGGTTTGATAGGGCAGTTTTACATTTTCTTTTAAGTGAAGAAGAAAAAAATATCTATTTTGAAAATTTAAAAAACTCACTTTCTAAAGGTGGATATGTTTTATTTTCAGAGTTTGCAAAGCAAGATGTTAAGTATTGTGCAAATTTACCACTAGAACATTACAATGTTGAAAAATTTTCTTCACTATTAGGTGATGGTTTTAAATTAATTGATAATGAGGTTTTTGAATACACAATGCCTTGGGAAGATACAAGATTATATTTATATGTACTGTTTAAGAGAATCTCTTAA
- the rpsF gene encoding 30S ribosomal protein S6, with amino-acid sequence MSKLKHYETMFILKPTLTEEETAAQIEKVKADIAKNGGEIVACDDMGTRPLAYEIEKNKRGYYFVAYFKGEPSGILEIERQYRINENIMRFIFIKYESKKEIAAWTKMSDEAAKKAN; translated from the coding sequence ATGTCAAAATTAAAACATTACGAAACAATGTTTATCTTAAAGCCAACTCTTACTGAAGAAGAGACTGCGGCACAAATCGAAAAAGTAAAAGCTGACATTGCAAAAAACGGTGGTGAAATCGTTGCTTGTGATGATATGGGAACTAGACCTTTAGCTTATGAAATTGAAAAAAACAAAAGAGGTTACTATTTTGTAGCATATTTCAAAGGTGAGCCTTCTGGAATTCTTGAAATTGAAAGACAATATAGAATCAACGAAAATATCATGAGATTTATTTTCATTAAATATGAAAGTAAAAAAGAGATCGCTGCATGGACTAAAATGAGCGATGAGGCAGCTAAAAAAGCTAACTAA
- a CDS encoding RNB domain-containing ribonuclease: MIKNLFIKLVNNSQDFTEEERIILNEFIKDDVVNEKENKLELNSKYRVGTIKVQKNKAVLEDLDNEHKNLNLDFEQLNGAYDGDFVLAKRVFNPRSKIKAKIVKIFDGNKSDILVYVKNDNYFTIKENIMLQTKTIINANEGDVLLVDSKSLEVSQNLGNISDAKIDEKISTILFKEDYRYKKLDVDAKMDDTNQRVDLRELPFCTIDPASAKDHDDAIYFDFIENILYVAIADVSYFVKEGSEIDKEAFKKSVSAYLPGKVLPMLPGELSEDMCSLKEGVDRYSYVFKIYLDVEKMSIKKSEVFEAIINSHRKFSYGRIDRVLDDKLDTFTKLEKDIFDYLIPLYEVTKSFRKKRLEKGYDFRSSEYRLKLDNKSEIQSIEVETSSASHQLVEECMLLANIEASKKVNTVGIFRIHEEPPFKAISKLIDDVNALGINAKLQNDVHDTITHIQEKAKHSSLREEIDDLIIHAQTQAKYSSRNLGHFGLGFKSYSHFTSPIRRYSDLVLHRILKSKQTPKNIDEICEHISIQERKIDQMVWDYEDRKYARWALKNIGLELKARISDNERGICVTSGQIPGAKIHIENYRGQVLFSNVKVIIKSADIISKVIIGKIK; encoded by the coding sequence TTGATAAAGAACTTATTTATTAAATTAGTTAATAATAGCCAAGACTTCACAGAAGAAGAAAGAATAATATTAAATGAATTTATAAAAGATGACGTTGTAAATGAAAAAGAAAATAAACTGGAACTTAATTCAAAATATCGTGTAGGTACAATAAAAGTTCAAAAAAATAAAGCGGTTTTAGAAGATTTAGATAATGAACATAAAAATCTAAATTTAGATTTTGAACAGTTAAATGGAGCTTATGATGGAGATTTTGTTTTAGCAAAAAGAGTTTTTAATCCAAGAAGTAAAATCAAAGCAAAAATAGTAAAAATATTTGATGGGAACAAAAGTGATATTTTAGTTTATGTAAAAAATGATAATTACTTTACAATCAAAGAAAATATTATGCTTCAAACCAAAACAATAATTAATGCTAATGAAGGTGATGTTTTATTGGTTGATTCCAAATCCCTTGAAGTTTCACAAAATCTTGGGAATATTAGTGATGCTAAAATCGATGAAAAAATCTCAACAATTCTTTTTAAGGAAGATTATAGATACAAAAAACTTGATGTTGATGCAAAAATGGATGATACAAATCAAAGAGTTGATTTAAGAGAACTTCCTTTTTGTACTATTGACCCCGCTAGTGCAAAAGATCATGACGATGCAATCTATTTTGATTTTATTGAAAATATTTTATATGTGGCAATTGCAGATGTATCTTATTTTGTAAAAGAGGGAAGTGAAATTGATAAAGAAGCTTTTAAAAAGAGTGTTTCAGCATATCTGCCTGGAAAAGTTTTACCTATGCTTCCAGGTGAATTAAGTGAAGATATGTGCTCATTAAAAGAGGGTGTTGATAGATACTCTTATGTTTTTAAAATATATTTGGATGTAGAGAAAATGAGTATCAAAAAAAGTGAAGTTTTTGAAGCTATTATAAACTCCCATCGAAAGTTTTCTTATGGAAGGATAGATAGAGTTTTAGATGATAAACTTGATACTTTTACAAAGTTAGAAAAAGATATTTTTGATTATTTAATTCCTTTATATGAAGTAACAAAATCTTTTAGAAAAAAAAGATTAGAAAAGGGTTACGATTTTAGGTCTAGCGAATATAGACTTAAACTTGATAATAAAAGTGAGATACAAAGTATTGAAGTTGAAACCTCTTCTGCTTCTCATCAATTAGTTGAAGAGTGTATGTTATTAGCAAATATTGAAGCTAGTAAAAAAGTAAATACTGTTGGGATTTTTAGAATACATGAAGAACCACCTTTTAAAGCAATTTCAAAATTGATTGATGATGTTAATGCTTTAGGGATAAATGCAAAATTACAAAATGATGTACATGATACTATCACTCATATTCAAGAAAAAGCAAAACACTCTAGCTTAAGGGAAGAGATTGATGATTTAATTATTCATGCTCAAACCCAAGCAAAATATTCATCTAGAAATTTAGGCCATTTTGGTTTAGGTTTTAAATCATATTCCCATTTTACAAGTCCTATTAGAAGATATTCAGATTTAGTGTTACATAGAATTTTAAAATCAAAACAAACTCCAAAAAACATCGATGAGATTTGTGAACATATCTCTATTCAAGAGCGAAAAATAGATCAGATGGTTTGGGATTATGAGGATAGAAAATATGCAAGATGGGCTTTAAAAAATATAGGCTTAGAACTAAAAGCAAGGATTAGTGATAATGAAAGAGGAATATGTGTAACAAGTGGTCAAATTCCCGGAGCTAAGATACACATAGAAAACTACAGAGGACAGGTTTTATTTAGTAATGTTAAAGTTATAATAAAATCAGCTGATATTATTTCGAAAGTGATAATTGGAAAGATTAAATAA
- a CDS encoding glycosyltransferase family 4 protein, which produces MRILHALAQRPGRTGSGVFLQQLFKAGYEKGYEQAVLAGVPLLEQDPDIDNLELKNFYPVLFESENLPFPVVGMSDVMPYKSTKYSDINETMYESYEKEFKKVITSVIEEFKPDVVICNHIWLLSTFFKDLYPNLKTLVLCHGTDLRQMKLSPKLASIVKSKVSRCEYLFALNSAQAKTIQEYYDVEEEKVIVSGSGYNPDMFFPNKNREKNDNVKIAYVGKMCNAKGVPHLLNAIDSCKKYEHIELNLIGSGSALESDEIIKSIDNRKAKVNYLGIVPQEELEKLLRTCDLFILPSFFEGLPLVVIEALASGAKVICTDLPGLDDFLGERLKELGAIRYIKMPRLKNVDTPYEEDVCEFEDRLSQTIDEASCEILEGKKYDIDEVIKLLEDKTWSGLFNRLEKMF; this is translated from the coding sequence ATGAGAATATTACACGCATTAGCTCAACGACCAGGAAGAACTGGAAGTGGAGTATTTTTACAACAATTATTTAAAGCTGGATATGAAAAGGGTTATGAACAAGCTGTACTTGCAGGAGTACCTCTTTTAGAACAAGACCCAGATATAGATAATCTTGAATTAAAAAATTTTTATCCTGTTTTATTTGAGAGTGAAAACCTTCCTTTTCCTGTTGTTGGGATGAGTGATGTAATGCCTTATAAAAGTACAAAATATAGTGATATAAATGAAACTATGTATGAATCATATGAAAAAGAGTTTAAAAAAGTTATAACAAGTGTAATTGAGGAGTTTAAACCTGATGTTGTAATTTGTAATCATATTTGGCTTTTAAGTACTTTTTTTAAAGATTTATATCCAAATTTAAAAACTTTGGTTTTATGCCATGGAACAGATTTAAGACAAATGAAACTTTCACCCAAGTTAGCTTCAATAGTAAAAAGTAAGGTTTCAAGATGTGAATATCTATTTGCCTTAAACTCTGCCCAAGCGAAAACAATCCAAGAGTATTATGATGTGGAAGAAGAAAAAGTAATTGTGAGTGGAAGTGGTTATAACCCAGATATGTTTTTCCCAAATAAAAATAGAGAAAAAAACGATAATGTAAAAATTGCATATGTGGGAAAAATGTGTAATGCCAAAGGGGTTCCCCATCTTTTAAATGCAATTGATAGTTGTAAAAAATATGAGCATATTGAATTAAATCTAATAGGAAGTGGAAGTGCCCTTGAAAGTGACGAGATTATAAAAAGTATTGATAATAGAAAAGCAAAGGTAAATTATTTAGGGATTGTACCTCAAGAAGAACTTGAAAAACTACTAAGAACTTGTGATCTTTTTATTCTTCCATCATTTTTTGAAGGTTTACCTTTAGTTGTTATTGAAGCTTTAGCTAGTGGCGCTAAGGTTATTTGTACAGATTTACCAGGACTTGATGATTTTTTAGGTGAAAGATTAAAAGAACTTGGTGCTATTAGATATATAAAAATGCCGAGATTAAAAAATGTTGATACCCCATATGAAGAGGATGTTTGTGAGTTTGAAGATAGACTCTCACAAACTATTGATGAGGCCTCTTGTGAAATTTTAGAGGGTAAAAAATATGATATAGATGAGGTTATAAAACTTTTAGAGGATAAAACATGGTCTGGACTTTTTAATAGACTTGAGAAAATGTTTTAA
- a CDS encoding substrate-binding domain-containing protein → MQYRIILSFILTFLFINNLFAQKPTLIFYCGITMVKPITEMAKIIEKKHNCIIKISQGGSKDLYDSIKYSKKGDLYLPGSQSYRTNNLKDGLLGDFVEIGFNKAAIFVKKGNPLKVSSLNDFSSEEYASVLCDPESGSVGKMTKNIFINFKDIHFYEEVLDNTVEIGTDSRNLNKALIDNRADISINWRATSFWKENKKYIDIIEIDDKYAPKKRLIISLLKFSKNKKIAKDFMNFAISKEGQKIMKKYGFLK, encoded by the coding sequence ATGCAATATAGAATCATACTCTCATTCATCTTAACATTTTTATTCATAAATAACCTATTTGCTCAAAAACCAACTTTGATATTTTATTGTGGAATTACAATGGTAAAACCAATTACAGAGATGGCAAAAATTATAGAAAAAAAACATAACTGTATAATCAAAATATCCCAAGGTGGTTCAAAAGATTTATATGATTCCATTAAATATTCAAAAAAAGGTGATTTGTATCTGCCTGGAAGTCAATCATATAGAACAAATAATTTAAAAGATGGATTATTAGGTGATTTTGTTGAAATAGGTTTTAACAAAGCTGCAATTTTTGTCAAAAAAGGAAATCCTTTAAAAGTTAGTTCTTTGAATGATTTTTCAAGTGAAGAGTATGCATCAGTTTTATGTGACCCTGAATCAGGAAGTGTTGGTAAAATGACAAAAAATATTTTTATAAACTTTAAAGATATCCATTTTTATGAGGAAGTTTTAGATAATACCGTTGAGATAGGAACTGATTCAAGGAATTTAAACAAAGCATTAATAGATAATAGAGCAGATATTTCAATAAACTGGAGAGCAACCTCTTTTTGGAAAGAGAACAAAAAATATATTGATATTATTGAAATTGATGATAAATATGCACCAAAAAAGAGACTTATAATTTCCCTTTTAAAGTTTTCAAAAAACAAAAAAATTGCAAAAGATTTTATGAATTTTGCTATTTCTAAAGAGGGTCAAAAGATAATGAAAAAATATGGGTTTTTAAAATAA
- the rpsR gene encoding 30S ribosomal protein S18, with protein sequence MAERRKYGKKFCKYSEMKIDFIDYKNTELLKLSMSERGKIMPRRLTGNSKNAQEMVEKAIKRARHMALVPYIVDTQDVTDAAYAR encoded by the coding sequence ATGGCAGAAAGAAGAAAATACGGAAAAAAATTTTGTAAATATAGCGAAATGAAAATTGATTTCATTGACTATAAAAACACTGAGTTATTAAAACTATCTATGAGTGAAAGAGGTAAAATTATGCCTAGAAGACTTACAGGTAACTCTAAAAATGCTCAAGAGATGGTAGAAAAAGCTATTAAAAGAGCAAGACATATGGCATTAGTTCCATATATTGTTGATACTCAAGATGTAACTGACGCAGCTTACGCTAGATAA
- the holA gene encoding DNA polymerase III subunit delta produces the protein MYKNEFDNLLNQNIKFNAYMFFGQSNYLVEHYTELVASSLGSPDEIEKLYFDDFDFKYAKNKLLQSSLFAANNILIIKLEKKLNKKECTELIEACNTNPDSKVIFSCMGDGDFKTMGGYFTKKLNAVSVRMFSPFPNEAVKMIENQAKQLNMNCELSALNHLYFMHRQDLSLCMNDLKKLSILDEKISANTVNRHCFGIGAVNFEDFLHNLLSCLDISDDLELLLEEGMNEIYLLNQITSFVQQLFMISSYARVFGSANAKEILGFVPPKNVWEKKSRLAISIKPEKFLEILEYLLNLELELKSSKISDSNIYLQASLRKLSVIIR, from the coding sequence ATGTATAAAAACGAATTCGATAATCTTTTAAATCAAAATATAAAATTTAATGCCTATATGTTTTTTGGGCAATCTAATTATTTAGTTGAACACTATACAGAGTTAGTAGCTTCTTCATTGGGATCGCCTGATGAGATAGAAAAACTTTATTTTGACGATTTTGATTTTAAATATGCGAAAAATAAACTACTTCAATCTTCACTTTTTGCAGCTAATAATATTCTTATTATTAAACTAGAAAAAAAATTAAATAAAAAAGAGTGTACAGAATTAATTGAAGCTTGTAATACAAATCCAGATTCAAAAGTTATTTTCTCTTGTATGGGAGATGGTGATTTTAAAACTATGGGTGGTTATTTTACAAAAAAACTTAATGCAGTTAGTGTTAGGATGTTTTCTCCTTTCCCAAATGAAGCTGTAAAAATGATAGAAAATCAAGCAAAACAATTAAATATGAATTGTGAACTTTCAGCACTTAATCATCTATATTTTATGCATAGACAAGACTTGTCTTTATGTATGAATGATTTAAAAAAACTTTCTATTTTAGATGAAAAGATTTCAGCAAATACAGTAAATAGACACTGTTTTGGTATTGGCGCTGTTAACTTTGAAGATTTTTTACATAATCTTTTATCTTGTTTAGATATCAGTGATGATCTAGAACTATTGCTAGAAGAGGGGATGAATGAAATTTACCTTTTAAATCAAATCACCTCATTTGTTCAACAACTTTTTATGATAAGTTCTTATGCAAGGGTTTTTGGAAGTGCAAATGCAAAAGAGATTTTAGGTTTTGTTCCCCCTAAAAATGTTTGGGAGAAAAAATCTAGACTTGCAATAAGTATTAAACCTGAAAAATTTTTAGAGATTTTAGAATATTTATTAAATTTAGAACTAGAACTAAAGTCTTCAAAAATTAGTGATTCTAATATCTATCTTCAGGCTTCTTTAAGAAAACTATCAGTTATTATTAGATAA